The following are from one region of the Halorussus rarus genome:
- a CDS encoding DUF6432 family protein, whose amino-acid sequence MKAKREYRDRDAVEVAVLDALVDRNDEGMTVFEIRSHVDSDIDELETALANLKEDDLIAAEKRDRRTLIRPDDRVIPDPDEEVDEQSFVDKVIDRLPL is encoded by the coding sequence ATGAAGGCAAAGCGGGAGTACCGCGACCGGGACGCGGTCGAAGTCGCGGTGCTCGACGCCCTCGTCGACCGGAACGACGAGGGCATGACCGTCTTCGAGATTCGCTCCCACGTCGACAGCGACATCGACGAGCTGGAGACCGCCCTGGCCAACCTCAAGGAGGACGACCTCATCGCCGCCGAGAAGCGCGACCGACGGACGCTGATCCGCCCCGACGACCGGGTGATTCCGGACCCGGACGAGGAGGTCGACGAGCAGTCGTTCGTGGACAAGGTCATCGACCGTCTGCCGCTGTAA
- a CDS encoding cell division protein SepF, whose product MGFMSKILGDRDAHTAEDYVELNLDDFDTASGDAAMQVHIAEIQGQQDVIAIKDAIYDGDLVVADITRLRTEDTTVERITNELQQVAREVDGDIVQKGDDQILVTPTGVKVSREKLSR is encoded by the coding sequence ATGGGCTTCATGAGCAAGATCCTCGGGGACCGGGACGCACACACGGCCGAGGACTACGTGGAACTCAACCTCGACGACTTCGACACGGCGTCGGGCGACGCCGCGATGCAGGTCCACATCGCCGAGATTCAGGGCCAGCAGGACGTCATCGCCATCAAGGACGCCATCTACGACGGCGACCTCGTGGTCGCGGACATCACCCGGCTCCGGACCGAGGACACCACGGTCGAGCGCATCACCAACGAACTCCAGCAGGTCGCCCGCGAGGTCGACGGCGACATCGTCCAGAAGGGCGACGACCAGATCCTGGTCACCCCGACCGGCGTGAAGGTCAGCCGCGAGAAGCTCTCGCGCTGA
- a CDS encoding AI-2E family transporter, whose translation MDAEKSFALALLVVAVYVSLLVVRPFFTYVALAVLLAYALFPLQRRLAPRIGPRKSAVVLMVGATVLFVLPFVLMLRVVVQQALTVVEQVQSGEIDVGFLEEFVASDLGRDLASAVRSGAGRVLSESVNVVGGASTAAVGLTILGFALYYLLVGGDDVVSWFRDVTPLPADVQDVLLADLDRLTYAVLITQGVIAVVQAVLTGAALLVLGFSNVLFWTVFAVVLGLLPFVGSMFIWIPAAVYLLAVGSPFRGVGLLVYGFGVVNLTDNYLRPVLGGRSADLNPAILVVGIFGGLAVFGFTGIFVGPIVLGFTKTIVGVVAREYA comes from the coding sequence ATGGACGCCGAGAAGTCGTTCGCGCTCGCCCTGCTCGTCGTCGCCGTCTACGTCTCGCTGCTGGTCGTCCGGCCCTTCTTCACCTACGTCGCGCTCGCGGTCCTGCTGGCCTACGCGCTGTTCCCCCTCCAGCGGCGCCTCGCGCCCAGGATCGGCCCGCGCAAGTCGGCGGTCGTCCTCATGGTCGGAGCGACCGTCCTGTTCGTCCTGCCGTTCGTCCTGATGCTTCGAGTCGTCGTCCAGCAGGCGCTCACGGTGGTCGAGCAGGTCCAGTCGGGCGAGATAGACGTGGGGTTCCTGGAGGAGTTCGTCGCGAGCGACCTCGGGCGGGACCTGGCGAGCGCGGTTCGGTCGGGTGCCGGCCGGGTGCTCTCGGAGTCGGTCAACGTGGTCGGCGGGGCCTCGACCGCCGCGGTCGGGCTCACCATCCTCGGCTTCGCGCTCTACTACCTGCTGGTCGGCGGCGACGACGTCGTGAGCTGGTTCCGCGACGTGACGCCGCTCCCGGCCGACGTGCAGGACGTACTCCTCGCGGACCTCGACCGGCTCACCTACGCGGTGCTCATCACGCAGGGGGTCATCGCGGTCGTCCAGGCGGTGTTGACCGGCGCCGCCCTCCTGGTCCTGGGATTCTCGAACGTGCTGTTCTGGACGGTGTTCGCGGTCGTGCTCGGCCTGCTCCCGTTCGTCGGCTCGATGTTCATCTGGATTCCGGCGGCGGTCTACCTGCTTGCCGTCGGCAGCCCGTTCCGAGGCGTCGGCCTGCTGGTCTACGGCTTCGGCGTGGTCAACCTGACCGACAACTACCTCCGGCCGGTGCTGGGCGGCCGGAGCGCCGACCTCAACCCCGCCATCCTCGTCGTCGGCATCTTCGGCGGCCTGGCGGTGTTCGGCTTCACGGGCATCTTCGTCGGCCCCATCGTCCTCGGGTTCACGAAGACCATCGTCGGCGTCGTCGCCCGGGAGTACGCCTGA
- a CDS encoding RNA-binding protein, translated as MEVKSRHHLRSDEVGDIEDRLADRLGVELDADAYELVELEDSAFDLVLVDGDPAVLYYEDEPFLTVRGANQYPPQNRVVTVDAGAVSFVSDGADVMRPGIVEADADIGAGDLVAIAEESHGKVLAVGRAKTDGDDMVGSEGKVVESVHHVGDDLYEFNI; from the coding sequence ATGGAAGTCAAGTCCCGCCACCACCTCCGGAGCGACGAGGTGGGCGACATCGAGGACCGGCTCGCCGACCGGCTCGGGGTCGAACTCGACGCCGACGCCTACGAGCTCGTGGAACTGGAGGACTCGGCGTTCGACCTCGTGCTGGTCGACGGCGACCCCGCGGTGCTCTACTACGAGGACGAGCCGTTCCTCACGGTCCGCGGCGCGAACCAGTACCCGCCCCAGAACCGCGTCGTCACCGTCGACGCCGGCGCGGTGTCGTTCGTCAGCGACGGCGCGGACGTGATGCGGCCCGGCATCGTCGAGGCCGACGCCGACATCGGGGCGGGCGACCTGGTGGCCATCGCCGAGGAGTCCCACGGCAAAGTGCTGGCGGTCGGCCGGGCGAAGACCGACGGCGACGACATGGTCGGCTCCGAGGGGAAGGTCGTCGAGTCGGTCCACCACGTCGGCGACGACCTCTACGAGTTCAATATTTAA
- a CDS encoding DUF1028 domain-containing protein, whose translation MTFSICVREEYVDEGSEAAASDSRAAEPRDGDEQTRFGVAVTTRLPAVGTLCPFASENGAVATQSLVNVDLGRKGVEYLDDGLAVDDALEALLNADDGATQRQLHGVDADGTFAFSGAECKGWYGHVERGNFTVAGNLLTGESVVEATADAYEERAPGPDDEADAPLAERLIDALEAGHAEGGDKREDLRVQSAALLVERTEDREMEPYYDDLRVDATETPVADLRETYELAREGFEAAVERYEEAYEDDELDAADDGDGTGSSDSGEDETAGATGE comes from the coding sequence GTGACATTCAGCATCTGCGTCCGCGAGGAGTACGTCGACGAAGGAAGCGAGGCGGCCGCCTCGGACAGTCGAGCGGCGGAGCCGCGAGACGGCGACGAGCAGACCCGGTTCGGCGTCGCGGTCACGACCCGGCTGCCGGCGGTCGGCACGCTCTGCCCGTTCGCCAGCGAGAACGGCGCGGTGGCCACGCAGAGCCTGGTCAACGTCGACCTCGGCCGGAAGGGCGTCGAGTACCTCGACGACGGACTGGCGGTCGATGACGCCCTGGAGGCGCTGCTCAACGCCGACGACGGGGCGACCCAGCGCCAGCTCCACGGGGTCGACGCCGACGGCACCTTCGCCTTCTCGGGCGCGGAGTGCAAGGGCTGGTACGGCCACGTCGAGCGCGGGAACTTCACCGTCGCCGGCAACCTGCTGACCGGCGAGTCCGTGGTCGAGGCGACCGCCGACGCCTACGAGGAGCGCGCGCCCGGCCCGGACGACGAAGCCGACGCGCCGCTCGCCGAGCGACTCATCGACGCCCTCGAAGCCGGCCACGCCGAAGGCGGCGACAAGCGCGAGGACCTCAGGGTCCAGAGCGCGGCGCTCCTCGTGGAGCGGACCGAGGACCGGGAGATGGAGCCGTACTACGACGACCTCCGGGTCGACGCGACCGAGACCCCGGTCGCGGACCTGCGCGAGACCTACGAACTCGCCCGGGAGGGGTTCGAGGCGGCGGTCGAGCGCTACGAGGAGGCCTACGAGGACGACGAACTGGACGCGGCCGACGACGGGGACGGGACGGGGAGTTCGGACAGCGGCGAGGACGAGACCGCCGGCGCGACCGGCGAGTAG
- a CDS encoding LURP-one-related/scramblase family protein: MVSDIAGLDLTDSEYTVVQSPIRNKYKAYDAAGDLVLRGKQKLFKLKEEFPFVDADGNPAFTVKAGGVFDFAGDYALVDDRTGETVVVLDREFTFVVDKWTLRDPDTGDPVAEITSKSRLVSLLRHLSEIFGLIPHEYEITAPDGRHVGTIDGRFSLKDTYDVTIDDDGGIPKEAVVAAAMVVDAIEGN; this comes from the coding sequence ATGGTCTCCGACATCGCCGGTCTCGACCTGACTGACAGCGAGTACACGGTGGTCCAGTCGCCCATCCGCAACAAGTACAAGGCCTACGACGCCGCCGGCGACCTCGTCCTCCGGGGCAAGCAGAAGCTGTTCAAGCTCAAGGAGGAGTTCCCGTTCGTCGACGCGGACGGGAACCCGGCGTTCACCGTGAAGGCCGGCGGCGTCTTCGACTTCGCGGGCGACTACGCGCTGGTCGACGACCGGACCGGCGAGACCGTGGTCGTGCTCGACCGCGAGTTCACCTTCGTGGTGGACAAGTGGACCCTGCGAGACCCGGACACCGGGGACCCCGTCGCCGAGATCACCTCCAAGAGCAGACTGGTCTCGCTGCTGCGCCACCTCAGCGAGATCTTCGGGCTCATCCCCCACGAGTACGAGATCACCGCCCCGGACGGCCGCCACGTCGGAACCATCGATGGCCGGTTCTCGCTCAAGGACACGTACGACGTGACCATCGACGACGACGGCGGCATCCCCAAGGAAGCAGTGGTCGCGGCCGCGATGGTGGTCGACGCCATCGAGGGGAACTGA
- the ygfZ gene encoding CAF17-like 4Fe-4S cluster assembly/insertion protein YgfZ — protein MTVIEGQQTDLGAEWTEVGDRRVPADYGRPGRAHGAVRRVVGVTEMPYGVVVVRGDDRVEYVDNVVSNDVPGEDGEGVYALLLDPQGGVELDMYVYNAGEQLLLFVPPGEAAPLAEEWREKVFIQDVEIDVASDDFAVFGVHGPKATEKIASVLNGASSPEGHLSFVRGRMAEVGVTVVRTDAPTGEEGYEVVCATGTTVNETGEERANAELVFDTLLTQGLNAAPFGRRTWESLTLEAGTPLFETELAGRIPNVVGLRNAVDFDKGCFVGQEVVSRVENRGQPSQRLVGLRPEAVPDAGAAVFRGDEAVGEVTRAAESPSVEAPIAFAAVDFDVGEDPDADLSVRVGGEEVPAELADLPFVEGSDRSARIPKY, from the coding sequence ATGACTGTCATCGAGGGCCAGCAGACCGACCTCGGGGCGGAGTGGACGGAGGTAGGCGACCGGCGCGTCCCCGCCGACTACGGCCGGCCGGGGCGCGCCCACGGGGCGGTCCGGCGGGTGGTCGGCGTGACCGAGATGCCGTACGGGGTGGTGGTCGTCCGGGGCGACGACCGGGTCGAGTACGTCGACAACGTGGTCTCGAACGACGTCCCCGGCGAGGACGGAGAGGGAGTGTACGCGCTGCTGCTCGACCCCCAGGGCGGCGTGGAGCTCGACATGTACGTCTACAACGCGGGCGAGCAGCTCCTGCTGTTCGTCCCGCCGGGCGAGGCCGCGCCGCTGGCCGAGGAGTGGCGCGAGAAGGTGTTCATCCAGGACGTCGAGATCGACGTCGCGAGCGACGACTTCGCGGTGTTCGGCGTCCACGGCCCGAAGGCGACCGAGAAGATCGCCAGCGTGCTCAACGGCGCGTCCTCGCCGGAGGGCCACCTCTCGTTCGTCCGCGGTCGGATGGCGGAGGTCGGCGTCACGGTGGTCCGGACCGACGCGCCGACCGGCGAGGAGGGGTACGAGGTGGTCTGCGCCACCGGCACGACGGTCAACGAGACCGGCGAGGAGCGGGCGAACGCCGAGCTCGTCTTCGACACGCTGCTCACGCAGGGGCTGAACGCCGCGCCGTTCGGCCGCCGGACCTGGGAGTCGCTGACCCTCGAGGCGGGGACGCCGCTGTTCGAGACCGAGCTGGCGGGGCGGATCCCGAACGTCGTCGGCCTCCGGAACGCGGTGGACTTCGACAAGGGGTGTTTCGTGGGCCAGGAGGTGGTCTCCCGCGTGGAGAACCGCGGCCAGCCGAGCCAGCGACTCGTCGGGCTCCGGCCCGAGGCGGTGCCCGACGCGGGCGCCGCCGTGTTCCGGGGCGACGAGGCGGTCGGCGAGGTGACTCGCGCCGCGGAGAGCCCGAGCGTGGAGGCGCCCATCGCCTTCGCCGCGGTGGACTTCGACGTCGGCGAGGACCCGGACGCCGACCTGTCGGTCCGAGTCGGCGGCGAGGAGGTTCCCGCGGAGCTCGCCGACCTGCCGTTCGTGGAGGGGAGCGACCGGTCGGCCCGGATTCCGAAGTACTGA
- a CDS encoding site-2 protease family protein, with translation MRSYTITEVWDIPIRINTSLLIFLPILAWLIGSGQQIELYAGLIEGLTGVGFDLERLRAGFTPWLIGVAAALGLFASVTLHELGHSWAALRYGIEIDSITLWILGGIASLKTLPKEWDREFWIAIAGPASSVLVAAVCWTGTLLLPGSLQVSRFVVGWLAITNLTLAAFNLLPAFPMDGGRVLRALLARSRPYGTATRIAARVGVLFAFLFAIVGVLNFQIIMLLLALFIYGAATTESRTVLLDELLEGFTVGDVMTRDPATVPGTTTIDEFGDLMLRDRQTAHLVTDDDGAVVGVVTLADLRTVGREEWDTARIGDIVQEVPRVESTADAFDTLAMLTQSGSSTALVESNGDTVGVLSESDYAHALTIRRGY, from the coding sequence ATGCGTAGTTACACCATCACCGAGGTCTGGGACATCCCGATTCGGATCAACACGTCGCTGCTGATTTTTCTCCCGATTCTCGCCTGGCTGATCGGTAGCGGCCAGCAGATCGAACTCTACGCCGGACTCATCGAAGGGCTAACCGGCGTCGGTTTCGACCTCGAGCGCCTCCGGGCCGGCTTCACGCCGTGGCTCATCGGCGTCGCCGCGGCGCTCGGCCTGTTCGCGAGCGTGACGCTGCACGAGCTGGGACACTCCTGGGCCGCGCTCAGGTACGGCATCGAGATCGATTCGATCACGCTCTGGATTCTGGGCGGCATCGCGTCGCTGAAGACCCTTCCGAAGGAGTGGGACCGCGAGTTCTGGATCGCCATCGCCGGACCGGCGTCGAGCGTCCTCGTCGCGGCGGTCTGCTGGACGGGAACCCTACTCCTTCCGGGTTCGCTTCAGGTGTCCCGGTTCGTCGTCGGCTGGCTCGCCATCACGAACCTCACGCTGGCCGCGTTCAATCTGCTCCCGGCGTTCCCGATGGACGGCGGCCGGGTCCTCCGCGCGCTGCTCGCTCGCTCGCGGCCGTACGGCACCGCCACCCGGATCGCCGCCCGCGTCGGCGTCCTGTTCGCGTTCCTGTTCGCCATCGTCGGGGTGCTCAACTTCCAGATCATCATGCTGCTGCTCGCGCTGTTCATCTACGGGGCCGCGACCACCGAGTCCCGGACCGTGCTCCTCGACGAACTGCTCGAAGGGTTCACCGTCGGGGACGTCATGACGCGGGATCCGGCGACGGTTCCGGGGACGACCACCATCGACGAGTTCGGCGACCTGATGCTCCGCGACCGCCAGACAGCCCACCTGGTCACGGACGACGACGGCGCCGTCGTGGGCGTCGTGACGCTCGCCGACCTGCGGACTGTCGGACGCGAGGAGTGGGATACGGCGCGAATCGGGGACATCGTCCAGGAGGTCCCGCGCGTCGAATCGACCGCCGACGCCTTCGACACGCTGGCGATGCTAACCCAGTCCGGCTCCTCGACCGCGCTGGTCGAGTCGAACGGCGATACCGTCGGGGTCCTCTCGGAGTCCGACTACGCCCACGCCCTGACGATCCGGCGCGGGTACTGA